The DNA sequence TAAGCTAGAAGAAGCCCTATACAATACAGATAATAATAAAGAACTTCTTCAAAGATTATTAAAAATAATTCTGAAAAACTATCCGAATCAATTAACCTCTATAAAGGAATCTATAAATACTAATAATTCGAAACAATTACATAGAAATGCACACGGTTTAAAGGGGACTTTAAGTAACTTCACCAGTGGTATACCTTATCAGTTGGCTTATCAGCTAGAAGTAATGGGAAAAAATAATGAGCTAGATAAAGCTATAGAAATTTATAAGCAACTAGAAGAAGCAATGAGCAAATTTGAAGAAGTTGCTACATCAATTGATTGGGATAACTAAAAAAGAATAATAGGACAGAGAACCTGTCCTATTATTCTTTTTTATCATCTTCAATTTTAAACTTATTAATAGCATCTTCAAGTTCTTTGGCTAGTGTATTAAGTTCTTCTGAATAAGATTTTGCTTCTTCCATAGTAGCCAGTTGTTCCTCAGTTGATGCTGATACTTGTTGAGTTGCTGCTGAAGTCTGTTCAGATGCAGCAGAAAGATTCTCGATTATTCCTACTATTTCATTTTTCTTTTCTGTCATATCATCGCTATAATTCTTTACTTCTATCATTTTCTCTATAAGAATCTTTACAGAATCGGATATTTGAGTAAATATATCCTTTGTTTCATTTACTGCTTTGTCTTGGTCTTGAACCACTATTTTAGCTTTTTCCATAGACTTCACAGCATTTGATGATTGAGCTTGTATTCCTGATATAAGTTCTTTGATTTCATTTGTTGCATTAGAAGCTTGTTCAGCTAATTTTCTGACTTCTTCAGCTACAACTGCAAAACCTTCTCCATATTCTCCTGCTCTAGCAGCTTCTATTGCTGCATTTAAGGCAAGAAGATTAGTTTGTTCTGCTATCTCAGAAATTGTATCTGTAATAACTCCTATTTCCTCTGTACTTTTATCTACTCTTAATACTAATTCATTTACTTCCTCTGATGATCTCCTATTATCTTCATTTTTTTCTATTAATATTTTTACAATCTGTAGTCCTTTATCCGTCAACTGATTTGCATTATTAGATATTTTACTCATACTATCAGCTGATGATGATACAAGCTCTATTTTCTTTGCTAATGTATTAACTTCTACTGCTCCTTTTTCTGTATCCCTCGCTTGTTCTTCAGTACTCTTTGCTATTTCTTCAATAGTATTTGCTACTTCATCAGCTGCTGTAGCTGTTTGTTCTGTAATATCTCTAAGAGATTCTGACGTTCTTAAGACTACATTAGATGATTTTTTTATAGCTTTTATTAAAATACTAAATTTGTCCAACATTACATTAAATCTTTCTCCTATTTGCCCTATTTCATCCTTTGATTTAACATTAACTGTTTTAGTTAAATCACCATTAGAAGCTTTAGCAAAAGATTGTTTTAATAAGTTTATAGGCTTAGAAACATTTGAAGCAAATATAAACGCTATAATTATAGCTATAATAATTCCTATTAAACCAATGATTAATGTAAAAAAAGCTATAACATTTGTATCTTCTGTAAGTTCACTATATTGTAAAATAGAAAACAATTTCCATTCAGTTACTTCATTAGTATTGAAACTTAAAAAATTCTTTTCATTTTCATAAGTATATTCAGAAAAACCTTCTTTATTAGATTTTGCATATTCCCAAAATTCTTGCTTTAATGCTGCATCAGTTCCTACTAATTCTTTATTAGGATGAAAAATCATTGTTCCATTTTTATCAGTAGCAAATATGTATCCACTTTTACCTACTTTCGTATTGGACAAACTATCGGCTAAATCCTTAAGACTTATATCAATACCTACAACTCCAACAACTTTGCCATATTCAACTACTGCTTTGGCAGCTGTAATCACCATTTCACCTGTACTTGCATCTGCATATGGTTCTGTCCAAACTACTTTATCTTCATTTTCTACTGCTTTTTTATACCAAGGTCTATCTCTAGGGTCGTAATCATCTGGAAGTTCATCTTTAGGATAAATATACATATTACCATTTGAACTCCCAAAATATGTCCACAGCAGATTTGGATTACTAGAATGGGTATTTTTCAATAGTTCTAAAGCAACTTGTTTTTTTGGGTGTTCCCTAAATATCGTTTTTTCTTCTTTAACAACCATTGTTTTTTCATCTATTTGTGCAAAACTTGAATTACTTGCCATTGTAATTACTTGATGCTCAATCCCTTTTAAAAACAAAGTAATTGATTCATTTATTTTTTCTAATGCCTGTGAAGTTGTAGTAGATAAATTCCTTTTTATTATTGTCAATGATTTTTGATATGAAAAAATACCTAATAATATAAGAGGTATGATTACAGCTATCATTAAAATTAATACTATCTTATTTCTTATTTTTTTGCCTTTATTCTTTATGCCTTTTAACGATTGAGCTTTTTTCATACAGCTTTCCCCCTTTGTTTTTCGAATTTTCTTAATTTTATTTATATTGTATCATATTTTGTCAGTTTTTGGTGTTAATGTTTGTCATTATAGATTAATTTACATTACTTAAAGTGTATCATTTAAAGCTTCAAAAAATATTAAAAGGGCAGACTAAGCTGCCTTTTTATATTTACTATCTATTAAAATTTCTTGAACGATTATTTCTTGAGTTATTATTTCTTCTTCTATTTGCCTTTCTCTTATCTCTGCATTCTTTACATCTTAGTGGTTCATTATCAAATCCTTTTTGAGCGTAAAACTCCTGTTCGCCTGCTGTAAAAATAAATTCATTACCGCAGTCTTTACATACTATAGTTTTGTCTTTATACATTTTAGTTCTCCTCCTAAAAAAGTTTTATATTTAGATATTATATTTATTTTTTACATTTAGTGCTAATATAATGTATTTAACATATATAGAACTAAAATGTATAATAAAATATAATTCTATCCATATTATATTCCAATTTTCTACTATTGTAAAACATTTTTTATTATAAGCTATAACAAATTTACGCAAACAAAAGTAAACTGAGTACCATTATAACCATACCAGAAATAAGTCCATAGATAGCAATATGATGTTCTCCATATTTTTCAGCTGTTGGCAATAATTCATCTAAAGAAATGTACACCATAATCCCTGCAACAGCTGCAAATATTAAACCAAACATAGCATCATTAAAAAATCTCATTAAAATTAAATATCCTAATAACGCACCTAAAGGCTCAGAAAGACCTGAAAGAAAAGAATATTTAAATGCTTTGTTTTTATCTCCTGTCGCATAATAAATTGGAACTGATACTGCAATTCCTTCAGGTATATTATGTATTGCAATAGCTACGGCTATATTTATTCCTAAAGTTGGGTCTTCTAAAGCACTTGCAAAGGTCGCTAATCCTTCAGGAAAATTATGAATAGCTATGGCTAAAGCAGAAAATAATCCCATTCTTAATAAATCATTTTCATTTACTTCCTTCTCTGTTATATCATTTACATCACGCAGTTCATGGGGATTTTCACCGCTTGGTACAAATTTATCGATTAATGCAATTAGAGCTATTCCTGCAAAAAACGCAATTGTAGTAATCCAATATCCTTTTGTAGCTCCATAAACTGTTTCTAGTGATTCTCTTGCCTTTGGGAAAATTTCAATCATAGAAACGTAAAGCATTACCCCTGCAGAAAATCCCAAAGCTGCTGATAAAAACTTCTTATTTGTTTGTTTTGTATAAAAAGCTAATGCACTACCTATCCCCGTGGATAACCCTGCAAATAATGTAAGACCAAAAGCAAATAGTAAGTTATTCCCACTTATGTTCATAACACTTCTCCCATTCCTTTTTATTTACATTATATCATTTCAGTTCTTTATTACATAAAATATTGGTCTATCTCCTTTTTGTAAAGGCTCGCCATATACGTAAAAACAAAGTCCTTGTACATCTTTGTCTTTTAGTTTATAAACACCATTATCATCAATTACATAAATTTCATTATCTTCTGAGTTATCCATTGTAATATTGCCAGCGGATAATAATTTAATATTATAATATTTATAATCTCCTTCAGGAAATTTGATTTCATTCTTAAAGCTGTCTAATGTAGTTAAAAAGTCCTTAGCCAATACATTATCAATTTCTGCTTCTTCTTTACTTATTCTTTTTTCTTTTACCTTTAAATAATCGTTATCTTTATTGTAAAAAATTGAATATCTCTTGTTTTGTAGGACTGAATTTTCTACTAATTCAATTACCATAAGTCTAATTTGTTTATCACTAGTAATCCCCATTCTAAATTTTTCTATTTTTAAATCTATATCTGTAAGCTGTATATTAGTGGCTTCTTCAATAAATCAACCATTGAAAAATCCTGTAATTTGGGTTCAAAACTCTCAATTGATATTTGATTATTTTTTTCAGAACAACCTGTGATATTTAAAGCTAACATAAAAGCCAAAAATAATATAACTATTTTTTTCAATTCTACCCCTTCTTTCTAGTTTTTGGTATATGCTTTTAGTTGTATTGTACCATAAATGGTTTTATTTTGGTATATGGTAAATTTGAAAAATTTTATAACTATCAACTTTAATATTTACTTTCAGCTTGTACCATAATTTACAATAATATATAATATATTTAAATATCAAGGGGGATTTAGGGTGAATTCTAGCAAAGCGTTACAGTATTTCTTTTTTATCTTGATTTTAATTCCAGTTTTCTTTGTATTCTTATATGTTTATATGTATCCTACTGATACATTTATGTTTGGAAGACGATGGATGTTTGATGAAGAGCCAGAAATGAGTGAAGGGTTCATAAAATATTATAAAATTATATCTATTATTTGTATGGGTTTAGTTATAATTGCAATTATATATATGGTAATAAGGTTAGTTTTAGGTGTTTAATGTACATATAAAAAACTCTAGTGTTTCAAAAATATACACTAGAGCTTTTTTTATGTTATATATTCTCTTGTATTTCTTTCATAAATTCCGGTGATTCTACTTCTTTCCCATATAATTTTATTACAAGGGCTGCTAGAATATATCCAATAATTATCGATATTAAGGGATTTATATCTAATATAGCCGCTGGTATATATCCAACCATTATAGCTATAATAGCACATGTTACAGAGTAAGGTATCTGTGTTTTTACATGGTCTATATGGTCTGAAGCAGATGCCATTGAACTCATTATAGTAGTATCTGATATCGGTGAACAGTGGTCACCAAATACAGCACCAGTAAATACCGCACCTATTGTTGCAAATAATATATTTCCAGTATCTCCACCGCTTAACTGATATACTAGTGGTACTGCTATTGGCATTAATATTGCGGTTGTACCCCATGAGGTTCCTGTTGAAAATGCTATAATACATCCAAGGATAAATACTGCTATAGGTATAATTCCTGCTGGAACCTTTCCGTCTAATACACCGACTAAAAATTTTGCAGTACCTAGGTCTTTACATACGCTTCCTATACCCCACGCTAATACTAATACCATAATTGCAATTACTAACGACTTAGCTCCATCAATCCAAGCTTCTATAGCTTCTTTGAATGTCAATATTTTTTGTCCTAATACTAGAGCTAAAGCTACTATTGAGCCAGAAAATGATGCCACATCATTGCAACAGCTGCATTAGCATTACCAATAACTTGGCGAAGCACATCAATTGAAAATGGATTTTCTTTCAAAGCTTTTATAAGTTCTACGTTATCCCCAGCTAATACTGCACTTCGTCCATTTATATATAACCCTATAATTACCATAGTTATAACTGTTAGTACTGGAATAATGGCATTGTAAGCCCTTAATGGAATATCCTCTTTAATCTCCATTTCAGTAAGTTCTTTTGATGCTAAAGGCATCGAACCATCAGCAACTAACTTGCCAGTTTTCCTTGCTCTTCTTTCAGCCTTTAACATTGGACCATAATCTTTACCTGTGATTGCAATCATAAAAACAAACCCTAGCATAATTAAACTATAAAATCTAAAAGGTATTGATTTAATAAACATTGAATAAGCATTAGCTTCAAGCCCAATAGATGCAAAAGCATCTTTTAAAAGCCCTAATTCATAAGCTATCCACGTAGATATCAACGCCATACTAGCAACAGGTGCAGCTGTTGCATCAGTTAAAAATGAAAGCTTTTCTCTAGAAATACGACGCTTATCTGTCAAAGGCCTCATAGTTGTTCCAACAAGTAAAGTATTAGAATAATCATCAAAGAAAATTGCAAGCCCCATAGCCCAAGTTGCTACCATTGCTCTTTTAGCAGATTTTGCTTTTCTCCCCAACCACTCGGCTATGGCCTTTGCACCACCTGATTTTGCAACTATACCAATCATACCACCTAGTCCTATATCAAATACTATGATTCCCGCATTCCATTCACTAGCAATGGAACCTGCTATATATCTTTCAATAGTTTTTGAGAAACCCAGGAACACGTTTCCATTGTAGATAATAGTAGCTCCGACTAAAATTGCAGCAAATAAGGAAGGCAGTACTTGTTTAGTTTTAAAAGCTAGTATAATTGCTACCAAAGGTGGTATTAATGACCAAATCCCATAGTGGTCTAATAAATTATCCATAAAAAATCCCCCTTTCAATTTCAATTTTAAGGAAGAGTATCAAATTACTTTATAAAACTTCA is a window from the Caldisalinibacter kiritimatiensis genome containing:
- a CDS encoding methyl-accepting chemotaxis protein; protein product: MKKAQSLKGIKNKGKKIRNKIVLILMIAVIIPLILLGIFSYQKSLTIIKRNLSTTTSQALEKINESITLFLKGIEHQVITMASNSSFAQIDEKTMVVKEEKTIFREHPKKQVALELLKNTHSSNPNLLWTYFGSSNGNMYIYPKDELPDDYDPRDRPWYKKAVENEDKVVWTEPYADASTGEMVITAAKAVVEYGKVVGVVGIDISLKDLADSLSNTKVGKSGYIFATDKNGTMIFHPNKELVGTDAALKQEFWEYAKSNKEGFSEYTYENEKNFLSFNTNEVTEWKLFSILQYSELTEDTNVIAFFTLIIGLIGIIIAIIIAFIFASNVSKPINLLKQSFAKASNGDLTKTVNVKSKDEIGQIGERFNVMLDKFSILIKAIKKSSNVVLRTSESLRDITEQTATAADEVANTIEEIAKSTEEQARDTEKGAVEVNTLAKKIELVSSSADSMSKISNNANQLTDKGLQIVKILIEKNEDNRRSSEEVNELVLRVDKSTEEIGVITDTISEIAEQTNLLALNAAIEAARAGEYGEGFAVVAEEVRKLAEQASNATNEIKELISGIQAQSSNAVKSMEKAKIVVQDQDKAVNETKDIFTQISDSVKILIEKMIEVKNYSDDMTEKKNEIVGIIENLSAASEQTSAATQQVSASTEEQLATMEEAKSYSEELNTLAKELEDAINKFKIEDDKKE
- a CDS encoding zinc-ribbon domain-containing protein: MYKDKTIVCKDCGNEFIFTAGEQEFYAQKGFDNEPLRCKECRDKRKANRRRNNNSRNNRSRNFNR
- the zupT gene encoding zinc transporter ZupT; the protein is MNISGNNLLFAFGLTLFAGLSTGIGSALAFYTKQTNKKFLSAALGFSAGVMLYVSMIEIFPKARESLETVYGATKGYWITTIAFFAGIALIALIDKFVPSGENPHELRDVNDITEKEVNENDLLRMGLFSALAIAIHNFPEGLATFASALEDPTLGINIAVAIAIHNIPEGIAVSVPIYYATGDKNKAFKYSFLSGLSEPLGALLGYLILMRFFNDAMFGLIFAAVAGIMVYISLDELLPTAEKYGEHHIAIYGLISGMVIMVLSLLLFA
- a CDS encoding Na+/H+ antiporter NhaC family protein, with the protein product MASFSGSIVALALVLGQKILTFKEAIEAWIDGAKSLVIAIMVLVLAWGIGSVCKDLGTAKFLVGVLDGKVPAGIIPIAVFILGCIIAFSTGTSWGTTAILMPIAVPLVYQLSGGDTGNILFATIGAVFTGAVFGDHCSPISDTTIMSSMASASDHIDHVKTQIPYSVTCAIIAIMVGYIPAAILDINPLISIIIGYILAALVIKLYGKEVESPEFMKEIQENI
- a CDS encoding Na+/H+ antiporter NhaC family protein; amino-acid sequence: MDNLLDHYGIWSLIPPLVAIILAFKTKQVLPSLFAAILVGATIIYNGNVFLGFSKTIERYIAGSIASEWNAGIIVFDIGLGGMIGIVAKSGGAKAIAEWLGRKAKSAKRAMVATWAMGLAIFFDDYSNTLLVGTTMRPLTDKRRISREKLSFLTDATAAPVASMALISTWIAYELGLLKDAFASIGLEANAYSMFIKSIPFRFYSLIMLGFVFMIAITGKDYGPMLKAERRARKTGKLVADGSMPLASKELTEMEIKEDIPLRAYNAIIPVLTVITMVIIGLYINGRSAVLAGDNVELIKALKENPFSIDVLRQVIGNANAAVAMMWHHFLAQ